The Kluyveromyces lactis strain NRRL Y-1140 chromosome B complete sequence genome contains a region encoding:
- the TOR1 gene encoding phosphatidylinositol kinase-related protein kinase TOR1 (highly similar to uniprot|P32600 Saccharomyces cerevisiae YKL203C TOR2 putative protein/phosphatidylinositol kinase involved in signaling activation of translation initiation distribution of the actin cytoskeleton and meiosis phosphatidylinositol kinase homolg), translating into MLRRKGESAKKRLVSGTAASLQELSLKPNSNGIQSSGKTEDTDVPGDSISGEFGAALSDSNVENSVKAFNLIFTKLKSTSEMERTAASFELRSSLISLAREVSTEHFQRFSNDINNKVFELIHGNDSNEKLGGVLAVDTLIDFYSRTDELPNQTSRLANYLRVLIPSNDIEVMRAAAGTLGKLAVPGGTLTSEFVEFEVKTCIEWLTTSPENSSSNSKQEYRKHASLLIISAIADNSPYLLYPFVNSILDNIWRALRDTKLVIRTDASVTLGKCLTIINNRDSSLTKKWVQRLFNGCIYGLQLNSTVSIHGTLLVYRQLVSLEGGYLKDKFEEIYETTMRYRENKNIIIRKEIYAIIPVLAAFDPKLFTQKYLDSTMIHYLTLLKNMNSHPVTNSDKGPILISVGDIAYYVGPDIGPYLDAIVENLRDGLTTKYKFRKDYEQEIFYCIGKLACAVRPLLAKYLNRGLLEYMLACPLSDHMQETLLIVCEKIPSLEGTINEKLLNIICLVLSGEKFRPPGSPTPMKPFSAETARNYRDQSLFKKTGEANNDIFDAVILTKALRMLSDIKPKYSLTEFIRRVIISYMEHDNLQVRKLAALTSCDLFVEDSICKQTSLYALNVVSEVLSKLLTVAITDPVAEIRLEILRHLDTNFDPQLSQPDNTKLLFMALNDEVFAIQMEAMRICGRLALVNPAYVIPSLRKTLIQLLTELKHSKLTRKKEECASLLCTLISSSSDVTKPYLEPVIEILLPKSQDSSSAVASTALKAIGELSVVGGEDMVPFLDELMPLIIDTFQDQSNSFKRNAALKALGQLSASSGYVIDPLLDYPELLGVLLNILKSESSQNIRRETVRLIGILGALDPYKHREVERTSSTNITVEQNAPPIDVALLMQGMSPSNEEYYPTVVIGVLMKILKDPSLSIHHSTVIQAIMHIFQTMGLRCVIFLKQIIPGFILVMHTCPPSLLELYFQQLSVLISIVKQHIRLHVSEIVEVISEFFPIVKLQLTIISVIESLSRALEGEFNPYLPNILSLFLDVLEKDQSNKKVVSIRILKSLVVFGPHLEEYAHLVLPTIIKLSEFSSGNLKKAAIITIGRLSKNVNPLEMSSRIVQALVRVLNTSELEYVKATMNTLSLLLLQLNIDFTVFIPVINKTLVKQNIQHTIYDRLVAKLLNNEPLPTKIIIDKDFDLPNKEMDDVKVASKKLPVNQLVLKNAWDCSQQRTKEDWQEWIRRLSISLLKESSSHALRACSGLAGIYYPLARELFNASFASCWGELYTQYQEDLVQSLCSALSSPNNPPEIHQTLLNLVEFMEHDDKPLPISISTLGEYAQRCHAYAKALHYKELEFIEEPTTSTIESLISINNQLHQTDAAIGILKHAQQHHDLQLKETWYEKLQRWDDALTAYNKREAAGEDSIEVTIGKMRSLHALGDWDQLSELAADKWASSKIDIKRAIAPLAAGAAWGLAQWDRIEQYIEVMKPQSPDKAFFAAVLCLHRNNFDKAQEQIFAARDLLVTEMSALVNESYNRAYGVVVRTQMVAELEEIIQYKNLPQGSDRRAMIRKTWNKRLLGCQKNVDVWQRILKVRSLVIKPKQDMKVWIKFANLCRKSGRLGLAQKTLNTLLEESSDPKNPNTARAPPPVVYAQLKYMWATGSQKEALNHLISFTSRMAHDLGLDPSNMIAQSVPQNSSVSQHHIEDYTKLLARCFLKQGEWRVSLQPNWRLENPDAILGSYLLATHFDKSWYKAWHNWALANFEVTSSLTQRIKDDKVLTLEDASTEFTNGAVAGLGANENFPPELVQRHVVPAIKGFFRSIALSQSSSLQDTLRLLTLWFKFGGIPEAAQAMHEGFGLIKIDNWLEVIPQLISRIHQPNQTVSRSLLSLLADLGKAHPQALVYPLTVAIKSDSVSRQRAALSIIDKMRMHSPKLVDQAELVSDELIRVAVLWHELWYEGLEDASRQFFGEHNTEKMFATLEPLHEMLKRGPETLREISFQNSFGRDLNDAHEWVMNYKRTKDINNLNQAWDIYYNVFRRISRKLPQLQTLDLQHVSPKLAAAKDLELAVPGTYHAGKPVIRITHFEPIFTVISSKQRPRRLSIKGSDGKDYQYIVKGHEDIRQDNLVMQLFGLVNTLLQNNPESFQRHLNIQQYPAIPLSPKSGLLGWVPNSDTFHVLIREHREASKVPLNIEHRIMLQMAPDYDNLTLLQKVEVFTYALDNTKGQDLYKVLWLKSRSSESWLERRTTYTRSLAVMSMVGYILGLGDRHPSNLMLDRVTGKVVHIDFGDCFEAAILREKYPEKVPFRLTRMLTYAMEVSGIEGSFRITCENVMMVLRDNKESLMAILEAFAYDPLINWGFDLPTQAVMEQTGIDLPLANPSELLRKGVITVEDAAKMELQQKAEVRNARATLVLKRIADKLTGNDFPRYQELSVPDQVDKLIQQATSVENLCQHYIGWCSFW; encoded by the coding sequence ATGCTCAGAAGAAAGGGAGAGTCCGCCAAGAAAAGGTTGGTGTCAGGAACAGCAGCCTCCTTACAAGAGCTTAGTTTGAAGCCCAATTCCAATGGTATACAATCATCTGGTAAAACCGAGGACACAGATGTACCTGGGGATAGCATTTCCGGCGAATTTGGTGCAGCATTATCCGATTCTAATGTTGAAAATAGTGTTAAAGCGTTCAATTTGATCTTTACCAAACTTAAAAGTACCAGTGAGATGGAACGTACAGCTGCCTCATTCGAGTTGAGATCATCGTTGATTTCATTGGCAAGGGAAGTTTCTACGGAACATTTTCAACGGTTCAGTAATGATATTAATAATaaagtatttgaattgattcaCGGGAACGACTCTAACGAAAAGCTAGGTGGTGTTTTAGCTGTTGATACTTTGATTGATTTCTATTCTCGTACTGACGAACTACCAAATCAAACATCAAGATTGGCAAACTATTTACGTGTTCTAATACCATCCAATGATATTGAAGTAATGAGAGCAGCAGCAGGAACCTTAGGTAAACTAGCAGTTCCCGGTGGAACATTGACATCGGAATTTGTGGAATTCGAAGTTAAAACATGCATTGAGTGGTTGACCACATCTCCAGAAAACTCCTCATCGAATTCAAAACAAGAATATAGGAAACATGCATCTTTATTAATTATCAGTGCAATTGCTGATAATTCTCCATATCTACTATATCCATTTGTGAATTCAATCTTGGATAACATTTGGAGAGCGTTGAGAGATACAAAACTTGTAATTAGAACAGATGCATCTGTCACATTGGGAAAATGTTTGACTATCATTAATAACCGTGATTCCTCTCTGACGAAGAAATGGGTTCAAAGACTATTTAATGGATGCATATATGGATTACAACTCAATAGTACTGTTTCCATACATGGTACATTGTTGGTTTATAGACAGTTGGTATCATTGGAAGGTGGATATTTGAAGGACAAATTCGAAGAGATATATGAGACTACTATGAGATAcagagaaaacaaaaacattATAATTAGAAAGGAAATCTACGCTATCATTCCGGTACTTGCTGCGTTTGATCCTAAGCTATTTACACAAAAATATTTGGATTCAACAATGATCCATTACTTGACTTTACTAAAGAATATGAACTCGCATCCGGTTACAAATTCTGACAAGGGTCCTATCTTAATTTCTGTTGGTGATATTGCATATTACGTTGGTCCAGATATTGGACCATATCTTGACGCCATTGTCGAAAACCTACGGGATGGCCTAACGACAAAATACAAATTCAGAAAGGATTATGAACAGGAAATTTTCTATTGCATCGGCAAACTCGCATGCGCAGTTCGTCCATTATTAGCAAAATATCTAAACAGAGGACTACTTGAATATATGTTAGCATGCCCTTTAAGTGATCACATGCAAGAGACCTTACTGATTGTATGCGAGAAAATCCCTTCGTTGGAGGGAACAATCAATGAAAAGCTACTCAATATAATATGTCTTGTACTATCTGGTGAGAAGTTCAGACCACCGGGATCCCCTACCCCTATGAAACCATTCTCCGCAGAGACCGCAAGAAATTATAGAGATCAATCACTCTTCAAGAAAACTGGTGAAGCCAATAACGATATTTTTGATGCTGTTATACTTACGAAGGCTTTAAGGATGCTTTCCGACATAAAACCCAAATATTCTCTCACAGAGTTCATTAGGCGTGTCATCATATCATATATGGAACATGACAATTTGCAAGTGAGGAAGCTTGCAGCTTTGACGTCATGCGATCTATTCGTAGAGGACTCCATCTGTAAGCAAACTTCACTTTACGCTTTGAATGTTGTTTCCGAGGTATTGAGCAAACTATTGACTGTAGCAATTACAGATCCAGTTGCCGAGATTAGACTTGAGATCTTGAGACACTTAGATACTAATTTTGACCCTCAATTATCACAACCAGATAACACTAAACTACTATTTATGGCCCTGAACGACGAAGTCTTTGCAATCCAAATGGAAGCAATGAGGATATGTGGTCGGTTAGCCCTCGTGAATCCTGCATATGTCATTCCATCTTTGAGGAAAACTCTTATTCAGTTATTGACTGAATTGAAACACTCAAAGCTAActagaaagaaagaagagtgTGCTTCTCTATTATGTACATTGATCAGCTCCAGTAGTGATGTTACAAAGCCATATCTAGAGCCTGTAATTGAAATACTACTACCGAAGTCACAAGACTCTTCCTCTGCGGTGGCATCAACAGCTCTTAAAGCAATCGGTGAGCTATCGGTGGTCGGAGGTGAAGATATGGTTCCTTTCTTGGATGAATTGATGCCATTAATAATTGATACTTTCCAAGATCAGTCTAActcattcaaaagaaatgcAGCTTTGAAAGCATTAGGCCAATTATCTGCCTCTTCGGGATATGTTATTGATCCGCTATTAGATTATCCTGAATTACTTGGCGTTCTTCTCAATATTTTAAAATCTGAAAGTTCACAGAACATTCGTAGAGAAACCGTCAGGCTGATAGGTATTCTTGGTGCTTTAGATCCGTATAAACACAGAGAAGTGGAACGTACATCTAGTACAAATATTACGGTAGAACAAAATGCCCCTCCAATTGATGTGGCTTTGTTAATGCAAGGTATGTCTCCATCTAACGAGGAGTATTATCCTACCGTAGTAATTGGAGTCCTCatgaagattttgaaagatcctTCGTTATCTATTCACCATTCAACTGTTATTCAAGCGATCATGCACATTTTCCAGACAATGGGGCTTCGCTGTGTCATATTTTTGAAACAGATCATTCCTGGATTTATACTGGTTATGCACACATGTCCACCTTCACTTCTTGAGCTCTACTTCCAACAGCTCAGtgttttgatttcaattgtgAAACAACACATCAGACTACATGTGTCTGAAATTGTGGAAGTAATCTCAGAATTCTTCCCTATCGTAAAGCTACAATTAACTATCATCTCGGTTATCGAATCACTATCAAGAGCCTTAGAAGGAGAATTCAATCCTTATTTACCTAATATACTatctttgtttttggatGTTTTGGAAAAAGACCAGTCGAATAAGAAGGTTGTCTCAATTAGAATATTGAAGTCATTGGTAGTTTTTGGACCACATCTAGAGGAATATGCTCACCTCGTACTGCCAACTATCATAAAACTATCGGAGTTTAGCTCAggaaatttgaagaaggcCGCAATCATTACTATAGGACGTCTATCGAAAAATGTCAATCCACTAGAAATGTCGTCTAGGATTGTGCAAGCCCTAGTAAGAGTCTTAAATACATCAGAACTCGAGTACGTGAAAGCAACAATGAACACATTAAGTTTACTTCTTTTACAACTCAATATTGATTTTACTGTATTCATTCCAGTTATCAATAAAACTTTAGTCAAACAGAACATTCAGCACACAATATACGACCGTTTGGTTGCCaaacttttgaataatGAGCCACTACCGACCAAAattattattgataaaGATTTCGATTTACCTAATAAAGAAATGGACGATGTAAAGGTAGCTTCCAAGAAGCTTCCTGTCAACCAACTTGTGCTAAAAAATGCCTGGGATTGTAGtcaacaaagaacaaaggaGGACTGGCAAGAGTGGATTAGACGGctatcaatttctttactCAAAGAATCATCTTCTCATGCTTTACGTGCCTGCTCCGGATTGGCTGGTATCTACTATCCATTAGCTAGAGAATTATTCAACGCCTCATTTGCAAGTTGTTGGGGTGAACTTTACACGCAATATCAAGAGGATTTGGTTCAGTCTTTGTGCTCTGCTTTATCCTCACCAAACAATCCTCCTGAAATCCACCAGACATTATTAAATTTGGTTGAATTCATGGAGCATGACGACAAACCGCTACCAATTTCTATATCAACTCTTGGCGAATACGCTCAGCGTTGTCATGCATATGCAAAAGCTTTACATTATAAAGAACTGGAGTTCATTGAAGAGCCAACAACTTCAACTATCGAGTCCTTAATCAGTATCAATAATCAATTACACCAAACAGATGCAGCAATCGGTATTTTGAAGCATGCGCAGCAACACCACGATCTacaattgaaggaaactTGGTACGAAAAGTTACAAAGATGGGATGACGCTTTGACTGCGTATAATAAGCGTGAGGCTGCTGGTGAAGATTCGATAGAAGTTACAATTGGTAAAATGAGATCATTACACGCCTTAGGTGACTGGGATCAATTGTCTGAACTTGCAGCAGACAAGTGGGCTTCGTCAAAGATAGACATTAAGAGAGCAATCGCTCCTCTGGCTGCGGGTGCTGCGTGGGGTTTAGCTCAATGGGATCGAATCGAGCAGTACATTGAGGTGATGAAACCACAATCTCCAGATAAGGCCTTCTTTGCTGCCGTTCTTTGTCTACATCGCAACAATTTCGATAAAGCACAAGAACAAATCTTTGCTGCCAGAGATCTTCTTGTTACTGAAATGTCTGCCTTGGTGAACGAAAGTTACAACCGTGCTTATGGTGTTGTGGTAAGAACTCAAATGGTCGCGGaattagaagaaataattCAGTATAAAAATTTACCACAGGGTTCCGATAGACGGGCTATGATACGGAAGACATGGAACAAAAGATTGTTAGGTTGTCAAAAGAATGTTGATGTCTGGCAAAGAATTCTAAAGGTACGGTCACTAGTTATAAAGCCTAAACAAGATATGAAAGTATGGATTAAATTTGCTAATCTTTGTAGGAAGTCCGGACGGTTAGGTCTAGCTCAGAAGACATTGAACACTCTTCTGGAAGAGAGTAGTGATCCAAAGAATCCAAATACTGCTCGTGCACCTCCACCAGTTGTCTACGCCCAATTGAAATACATGTGGGCTACAGGTTCTCAAAAGGAAGCACTCAACCATTTAATAAGCTTTACTTCTCGTATGGCACACGATCTAGGCCTCGATCCCAGTAACATGATAGCTCAAAGTGTCCCACAGAATAGCAGCGTATCTCAGCATCACATTGAAGACTATACGAAGTTACTTGCTCGTTGTTTCTTAAAGCAAGGTGAATGGAGAGTCTCACTACAGCCAAATTGGCGCCTGGAAAATCCTGATGCTATCCTAGGTTCCTATTTACTAGCTACTCACTTTGATAAGTCGTGGTATAAAGCTTGGCATAATTGGGCATTGGCAAACTTCGAGGTCACTTCGTCGCTTACCCAGCGAATCAAAGATGACAAAGTTCTAACACTTGAAGACGCCTCTACGGAGTTTACCAATGGTGCCGTGGCAGGGCTTGGCGCGAATGAAAATTTCCCTCCAGAACTGGTCCAACGTCATGTCGTGCCAGCCATCAAAGGTTTTTTCCGTTCTATTGCTCTTTCCCAATCGAGTTCTTTACAGGATACGTTAAGATTACTCACTTTGTGGTTCAAATTCGGTGGTATTCCAGAAGCTGCACAAGCTATGCATGAAGGCTTTGGATTGATCAAGATCGATAACTGGTTAGAAGTTATCCCACAATTGATCTCCCGAATTCATCAACCAAATCAAACCGTTAGTAGATCTTTACTATCTTTGCTAGCTGATTTGGGTAAAGCCCATCCACAGGCATTAGTGTATCCATTGACAGTTGCCATTAAATCTGATTCGGTCTCAAGACAGAGGGCAGCTTTGTCCATCATAGATAAGATGAGAATGCACAGTCCTAAACTTGTCGATCAAGCAGAATTAGTAAGTGACGAATTGATCAGAGTCGCTGTTTTGTGGCACGAACTTTGGTACGAAGGTCTTGAAGATGCTAGTAGACAATTCTTTGGTGAACATAACACGGAAAAGATGTTTGCCACTTTGGAGCCATTGCATGAGATGCTAAAACGTGGTCCTGAAACCTTGCGTGAGATTTCGTTCCAAAATTCGTTTGGTAGGGATTTGAACGATGCCCACGAGTGGGTAATGAACTACAAGAGAACAAAAGATATCAACAACCTTAACCAAGCTTGGGATATCTATTATAATGTCTTCCGTCGTATTAGCAGGAAACTCCCTCAATTACAGACGTTGGATCTCCAACATGTTTCACCAAAACTAGCTGCTGCGAAAGATTTAGAACTTGCTGTTCCAGGTACATATCATGCCGGAAAACCTGTCATTAGAATTACCCATTTCGAGCCAATATTTACTGTTATTTCATCCAAACAGCGTCCTCGTAGGCTATCTATCAAGGGTAGCGATGGTAAAGACTATCAATATATTGTCAAGGGCCATGAAGATATCAGACAAGATAATTTGGTCATGCAATTGTTTGGTTTGGTTAATACTTTATTACAGAATAACCCCGAGAGTTTCCAAAGGCATTTGAACATTCAACAATACCCTGCTATCCCATTATCACCTAAATCCGGTCTTTTGGGATGGGTTCCAAATAGTGATACATTCCATGTCTTGATCAGAGAACATCGTGAAGCAAGCAAAGTTCCACTAAATATAGAACACAGAATAATGCTCCAAATGGCTCCTGATTATGATAACCTAACTCTATTGCAAAAAGTGGAAGTTTTCACTTATGCTCTTGATAACACCAAGGGCCAGGACTTGTATAAGGTTCTATGGTTAAAGAGTCgttcatcagaatcatGGCTCGAACGTCGTACAACTTACACAAGATCGTTAGCCGTCATGTCAATGGTAGGATATATTTTAGGTTTAGGTGATCGTCATCCAAGTAATTTGATGTTGGACCGTGTTACTGGTAAAGTTGTCCACATTGATTTCGGTGACTGTTTCGAAGCTGCAATTCTCAGAGAGAAATACCCAGAAAAGGTACCATTCAGATTAACAAGAATGTTAACGTACGCAATGGAAGTCAGTGGTATTGAAGGTAGTTTCCGTATCACCTGTGAGAACGTAATGATGGTCCTAAGGGATAATAAGGAGTCCTTGATGGCTATTTTGGAAGCCTTTGCATACGATCCATTAATCAACTGGGGTTTCGATCTACCGACTCAAGCCGTGATGGAACAGACGGGAATAGATCTACCTCTTGCAAATCCAAGTGAGTTACTAAGAAAGGGCGTCATCACCGTTGAAGATGCGGCCAAGATGGAACTACAACAAAAGGCAGAAGTCCGCAACGCAAGAGCCACTCTTGTTCTCAAAAGAATCGCTGATAAACTTACTGGTAACGATTTCCCAAGGTATCAAGAACTATCTGTGCCTGATCAAGTCGACAAGTTGATCCAGCAAGCTACATCAGTAGAAAACCTATGTCAACATTACATCGGCTGGTGTTCGTTCTGGTGA
- the YAE1 gene encoding Yae1p (similar to uniprot|P47118 Saccharomyces cerevisiae YJR067C YAE1 Essential protein of unknown function), with protein sequence MTVEMTDEENIWGSDNEASTGPQESLEVKKLQQIHSKRGYLDGISSAKEENLQAGFDDTFPLGAKYGFQIGEIVGKLRLFTTLYGNADPQVAADLKQAQDELRINRVLSARHFDEELQPLDSLKVLLSKWQARVLDYEGKYS encoded by the coding sequence ATGACCGTGGAGATGACAGATGAGGAAAATATATGGGGCTCTGATAATGAGGCCAGTACCGGTCCTCAAGAGTCGCTAGAAgtgaagaaacttcaacaaataCATTCGAAAAGAGGGTATTTAGATGGTATTTCGTCAGCGAAGGAGGAAAACTTGCAAGCTGGGTTTGACGATACCTTCCCCTTGGGTGCTAAGTATGGGTTTCAAATAGGGGAAATTGTGGGTAAATTGAGGCTATTTACCACGCTTTATGGGAATGCAGACCCTCAAGTTGCTGCAGACTTAAAGCAAGCTCAAGACGAACTACGGATTAACAGGGTGTTGTCCGCTAGACActtcgatgaagaattaCAACCTTTAGATTCATTGAAGGTACTCCTATCCAAATGGCAAGCTCGGGTATTGGATTATGAAGGTAAGTATTCTTGA
- the RFC2 gene encoding replication factor C subunit 2 (similar to uniprot|P40348 Saccharomyces cerevisiae YJR068W RFC2 Subunit of heteropentameric Replication factor C (RF-C) which is a DNA binding protein and ATPase that acts as a clamp loader of the proliferating cell nuclear antigen (PCNA) processivity factor for DNA polymerases delta and epsilon) has protein sequence MSSGTIFKKQKLNPSDGKGQAKPWVEKYRPRKLDDVAAQDHAVTVLKRTLQTANLPHMLFYGPPGTGKTSTILALTKELYGPHLSNSRVLELNASDERGISIVREKVKNFARLTVSKPSESDLANYPCPPYKIIILDEADSMTADAQSALRRTMETYSGVTRFCLICNYVTRIIDPLASRCSKFRFKALDSSNALSRLQFIANEESLKYEDGVLERILDISQGDLRKAITLLQSAAKIVLQNDDANTITLKHANELSGTIHEEILQDLINVIKGKDLNKIIDKVQEFVNQGWSAASALTQLHEYYIKNESYDTEFKNKVSWLLFDSDSKLTNGASEHLQMLNLAMKVSQLYN, from the coding sequence ATGTCTAGTGGAACGATAttcaagaaacagaagTTGAACCCATCAGATGGTAAAGGTCAAGCAAAACCATGGGTTGAAAAGTATAGACCAAGGAAATTAGATGATGTTGCTGCTCAGGATCATGCCGTTACCGTCTTGAAAAGGACTTTACAGACTGCAAATTTGCCACATATGTTGTTTTATGGTCCTCCTGGTACTGGTAAGACTTCTACTATTCTTGCTTTGACGAAAGAGTTGTACGGTCCCCATTTATCGAACAGCAGAGTTCTAGAATTAAACGCGTCCGATGAACGTGGTATTTCGATCGTCAGAGAGAAAGTGAAGAACTTTGCTAGGCTCACTGTGTCTAAGCCATCAGAATCAGACCTTGCGAATTATCCATGTCCACCATACAAAATTATCATTCTTGATGAAGCCGATTCTATGACTGCTGACGCACAAAGTGCGCTGCGTAGAACCATGGAAACCTATTCTGGTGTCACTAGATTCTGTTTGATCTGTAATTACGTTACTAGAATCATTGATCCCTTGGCTTCAAGGTGTTCCAAATTCAGATTCAAAGCGTTGGATTCATCCAATGCACTAAGCCGTCTACAGTTCATCGCTAACgaagaatctttgaaatatgaagACGGtgttcttgaaagaatattAGATATTTCCCAAGGTGATCTAAGAAAGGCTATAACTCTGCTCCAATCTGCAGCTAAGATCGTGTTGCAGAACGATGATGCGAATACTATTACTTTGAAGCATGCTAATGAATTATCGGGGACGATTCATGAAGAGATACTACAGGATCTAATCAACGtaataaaaggaaaagatctCAACAAGATTATTGATAAGGTACAGGAATTTGTTAACCAGGGATGGAGTGCAGCTTCAGCATTGACCCAATTGCATGAGTATTACATCAAGAATGAAAGCTACGATACAGAGTTTAAGAATAAGGTATCTTGGCTACTTTTCGATAGCGATTCCAAGTTAACCAACGGAGCTAGCGAGCATCTTCAAATGTTGAACCTAGCAATGAAGGTATCTCAATTATATAACTAG